From a single Oreochromis niloticus isolate F11D_XX linkage group LG3, O_niloticus_UMD_NMBU, whole genome shotgun sequence genomic region:
- the LOC100698698 gene encoding alpha-tectorin, with the protein MVRPLLFLSALIELACAQQIITPSSVLNISSCPITYYGKKYEQLYVNITTENFALCFDGFFKTQTGGDCLVGPTASYVTLHIDSQNSKLESQVHQEVPSIKASMECSLEFFMEYTNTTSADLYLLSFGKQAALFVFTDVTTKVDFEVHIGGTKVTTVYKNTVQDISGCRHSGTAYEPDTVVSSNPDTCSILTCSETAVLETLGCGPLERCQGNNTCVVDTTCTVTGPTVINVHGQVNSIKDRCAYSLVSIPSIPNFYLMANFRDRRRKDVSFLDSVILHLDGPGVHSHLEQGGTVWLNDSTLTLNSSSQLVHGVQLSKDQTGVTAKLSLSNLTISVFFDGDTAQIHLEGPAGSSVEGLCGNSSRSLSDLRLSEYSSTSCEMQYSEPADSTINCTSVTERCNLLKEAPFSSCNSDIDPEPYITACTDTLCKYPAVDGLNCQFLKAYTRACSLHNHTLDGWTSKTGCSSEAFCQDRTCSDHEFCGEKTVGGDTRCFCRAIFASKYQANNSLGDPTVCMQDSGSLTLVGCLLEDKGIDYSTLHLNDPTCRGQVDELTHMVTFSFNSSNSCGTEVTANNSYIIYQNTIRSQNYSSDVISRHDQVQINFSCVHSQPNINTATFRIRDCSVAQKISCGVWNYTLIIKAYTDAGQTQVVQLNSEVRLNQRIWVKLETNGLDGSMVTVVSDSCWATDQASPTSSPRHDLIINGCANPADPTVAVEENGLGTSSLFSFNMFRFIGGSGEVYLHCKLHLCPKEDTSCTPNCNAAARRHRSVGSKYEGEASISMSWTH; encoded by the exons ATGGTCCGCCCTCTGCTCTTTCTGTCTGCTCTCATTGAACTTGCAT GTGCTCAGCAGATAATTACACCGTCCTCAGTATTGAACATCAGCTCATGCCCCATCACGTATTATGGAAAGAAGTATGAACAACTCTAT GTGAACATCACGACTGAAAACTTTGCGCTCTGCTTTGATGGTTTCTtcaaaactcaaactggagGAGACTGTCTTGTGGGGCCTACAGCCAGCTATGTTACTTTACACATAGATTCACAAAATTCAAAATTGGAATCACAAGTCCACCAAGAAGTGCCATCGATTAAGGCCAGCATGGAATGCAGCTTGGAATTCTTCATGGAGTACACCAACACGACAAGT GCCGATTTGTATTTGTTAAGTTTTGGGAAACAAGCAGCTCTATTTGTGTTCACAGATGTGACAACTAAGGTG GACTTTGAAGTTCACATTGGTGGTACCAAAGTTACTACAGTGTACAAGAATACAGTACAAGATATCAGTGGATGCAGACACTCAG GTACTGCATATGAACCTGACACTGTGGTGAGCTCTAATCCAGACACCTGCTCCATACTCACCTGCTCTGAGACTGCAGTCCTTGAAACCCTTGGTTGTGGTCCACTGGAGCGTTGTCAAGGAAACAACAC CTGTGTAGTGGACACCACCTGTACTGTGACTGGCCCAACTGTCATCAACGTCCATGGCCAAGTCAACTCCATCAAGGATCGGTGTGCCTACTCTCTGGTTTCGATTCCGTCAATCCCAAACTTCTACCTCATGGCAAATTTCAGAGACCGCCGCCGTAAAGATGTGAGCTTTTTGGACAGTGTGATACTGCATCTAGATGGGCCAGGTGTTCATAGTCACCTGGAACAAGGCGGGACAGTTTGG CTGAACGACTCCACGCTGACCCTCAACAGCTCATCTCAGCTGGTTCACGGTGTGCAGCTCTCTAAGGACCAAACTGGAGTCACTGCCAAGCTGTCGCTCTCCAACCTCACCATCTCTGTCTTCTTTGACGGCGACACCGCACAGATCCACTTAGAAG GACCTGCTGGTTCATCTGTGGAGGGTCTGTGTGGAAACTCCAGCAGGTCTCTGAGTGACCTGAGACTCTCTGAGTACAGCTCCACCAG CTGTGAGATGCAGTACAGTGAGCCTGCTGACAGCACGATCAACTGCACCAGTGTGACTGAACG CTGTAATCTCCTGAAGGAGGCGCCCTTCTCCTCCTGTAACAGTGACATCGACCCAGAGCCCTACATAACCGCCTGCACCGACACTTTGTGTAAATATCCTGCAGTGGACGGACTCAACTGTCAGTTCCTGAAGGCCTACACCAGAGCCTGCAGTCTACACAACCACACTCTGGATGGCTGGACATCAAAGACCGGCTGCT CCTCTGAGGCCTTCTGTCAGGACAGGACCTGCAGCGATCACGAGTTCTGTGGTGAGAAGACGGTCGGTGGTGACACTCGCTGCTTCTGTCGGGCCATTTTTGCCTCCAAGTACCAAGCAAACAACTCTTTGG GTGATCCAACGGTCTGCATGCAGGACTCTGGTTCACTCACTCTGGTCGGTTGTCTCCTGGAGGACAAAGGCATCGACTACTCTACCTTACACCTCAACGACCCGACCTGCAGGGGTCAGGTGGACGAGCTCACCCACATGGTGACCTTCAGcttcaacagcagcaacagctgtGGGACGGAGGTCACG GCCAACAACAGCTACATCATCTATCAGAACACCATCAGGAGCCAGAATTACTCTTCTGATGTCATCTCTCGCCATGACCAAGTCCAGATCAACTTCTCCTGTGTCCACAGTCAGCCAAACATCAATACTGCGACCTTCAGAATCagagactg CTCCGTTGCACAGAAGATCTCATGTGGAGTTTGGAATTACACTCTGATTATCAAGGCCTACACTGACGCTGGGCAGACACAAGTTGTGCAGCTGAACAGTGAAGTGAGACTGAACCAGAGGATCTGGGTAAAGCTGGAGACTAATGGGCTGGATGGAAGCATGGTCACTGTGGTGAGCGACTCCTGCTGGGCAACCGACCAGGCATCACCTACCAGCAGTCCGAGACATGATCTGATCATAAACGG CTGTGCGAACCCCGCTGACCCGACAGTGGCGGTGGAGGAAAACGGACTGGGAACCTCCAGCTTGTTCTCCTTCAACATGTTCCGGTTCATTGGGGGTTCTGGTGAAGTCTACCTGCACTGCAAACTCCACCTGTGTCCCAAAGAGGACACCAGCTGCACACCG AATTGTAATGCAGCAGCTCGCAGACACAGATCTGTTGGATCCAAATACGAAGGTGAAGCCTCCATCAGCATGTCCTGGACTCATTAG
- the spp120 gene encoding seminal plasma glycoprotein 120 precursor (The RefSeq protein has 12 substitutions compared to this genomic sequence): protein MLCPLLFLSAFILLAGAQKQTITKSSVLNISSCPITYYGQKYEQLYVNFTRQKIVFCFDHFYNPENKGDCIVGSSPNTMTADFDIIQADSFLDQWIRKKIQTIQNSLRCSVQITTQVRKSMITLALFNFGTEAALSLEAYTIGPVIYTGQVSKVVIDKVEVNNILESYQTDDILDISGCRHSGTVYKPGTVVNSNPQICSSVTCSETATLQTSGCGPLEHCQGNDICMLDTTCTVTGPIIDVHGQINSIQDRCAYSLFSTPSLPDFQVQGHFDDRRRKDVSFLDSVTLRVDGHDIHLEQGGRVQLDDSTLTLNSSSQLVHGVQLSKDQTGVTAKLLLSNLTISVFFDGDTAQIRLEGPAGSSVEGLCGNSSRSLRDLRLSEYSSTSCEMQYNETADSTINCTSVTERCNLLKEAPFSSCNRDIDPKPYITACTNTLCKYPAVDGLNCQFLKAYTRACSLHNHTLDGWTSKTSCSSEAFCQDRTCSDHEFCGEKTVGGDTRCFCRAIFASKYQANNSLGDPTVCKQNSASLTLVGCLLEDKGIDYSTLHLKDPTCRGQVDELTHMVTFSFNSSNSCGTEVTANNSYIIYQNTIRSQNYSSDVITRNDQVQINFSCVHSQPNINTATFRIRDWSVAQHITSGAWNYTLTIKAYTDARRTQLVKWNTELQLNQKIWMELKTDGLDGNMVALVSNSCWATNKASPTSTPRHDLILNGCANRADRTVQVQENGLGTSTYFSFNMFRFTVGSADIFLHCQLHLCPKQGNNCIPTCSKAARRYRSASFTYEPEAPAFISMSWTY from the exons ATGCTCTGCCCACTGCTCTTCCTGTCTGCCTTCATCTTACTGGCAG GTGCTCAGAAACAGACAATTACTAAGTCTTCAGTGTTGAACATCAGCTCATGTCCCATCACGTATTATGGACAGAAGTACGAGCAGCTCTAT GTGAACTTCACGAGACAAAAGATTGTGTTCTGTTTTGACCACTTTTACAACCCTGAGAATAAAGGCGACTGCATCGTGGGGAGCTCACCTAACACAATGACAGCAGATTTTGATATAATTCAAGCAGATTCTTTTCTTGATCAAtggattagaaaaaaaatacaaacgaTTCAGAACAGTTTGAGATGCAGTGTGCAAATAACCACGCAGGTCAGAAAGTCAATG ATTACCTTAGCCCTATTCAACTTTGGGACAGAAGCAGCTCTGAGTTTGGAAGCATACACCATTGGTCCAgtg aTCTATACTGGTCAGGTCAGTAAGGTTGTAATCGACAAAGTAGAGGTTAATAACATTCTAGAGAGCTATCAAACTGATGATATCTTAGATATCAGTGGATGCAGACACTCAG GTACTGTGTATAAACCTGGTACTGTGGTCAACTCCAACCCACAAATCtgctccagtgtcacctgttcTGAGACTGCAACCCTCCAGACCTCTGGTTGTGGTCCATTGGAGCATTGTCAAGGCAACGACAT CTGCATGTTGGACACCACCTGCACTGTGACCGGCCCCATCATCGACGTGCACGGCCAGATTAACTCCATCCAGGATCGCTGTGCGTACTCTCTGTTCTCGACTCCGTCACTCCCAGACTTCCAGGTTCAGGGGAACTTTGATGACCGGCGTCGTAAAGATGTGAGCTTTTTGGACAGTGTGACGCTGCGTGTGGACGGGCATGACATTCACCTGGAACAAGGTGGGAGAGTTCAG CTGAACGACTCCACGCTGACCCTCAACAGCTCATCTCAGCTGGTTCATGGTGTGCAGCTCTCTAAGGACCAAACTGGAGTCACTGCCAAGCTGTCGCTCTCCAACCTCACCATCTCTGTCTTCTTTGACGGCGACACCGCACAGATCCGCTTAGAAG GACCTGCTGGTTCATCTGTGGAGGGTCTGTGTGGAAACTCCAGCAGGTCTCTGAGAGACCTGAGACTCTCTGAGTACAGCTCCACCAG CTGTGAGATGCAGTACAGTGAGACTGCTGACAGCACGATCAACTGCACCAGTGTGACTGAACG CTGTAATCTCCTGAAGGAGGCGCCCTTCTCCTCCTGTAACAGTGACATTGACCCAGAGCCCTACATAACCGCCTGCACCGACACTTTGTGTAAATATCCTGCAGTGGACGGACTCAACTGTCAGTTCCTGAAGGCCTACGCCAGAGCCTGCAGTCTACACGACCACACTCTGGATGGCTGGACATCAAAGACCGGCTGTT CCTCTGAGGCCTTCTGTCAGGACAGGACCTGCAGCGATCACGAGTTCTGTGGTGAGAAGACGGTCGGTGGTGACACTCGTTGCTTCTGTCGGGCCATTTTTGCCTCCAAGTACCAAGCAAACAACTCTTTGG GTGATCCAACGGTCTGCAAGCAGAACTCTGCTTCACTCACCCTGGTCGGTTGTCTCCTGGAGGACAAAGGCATCGACTACTCTACCTTACACCTCAAGGACCCGACCTGCAGGGGTCAGGTGGACGAGCTCACCCACATGGTGACCTTCAGcttcaacagcagcaacagctgtGGGACGGAGGTCACG GCCAACAACAGCTACATCATCTATCAGAACACCATCAGGAGCCAGAATTACTCTTCCGATGTCATCACTCGCAATGACCAAGTCCAGATCAACTTCTCCTGTGTCCACAGTCAGCCAAACATCAATACTGCAACCTTCAGAATCagagactg GTCTGTTGCACAGCACATTACATCTGGAGCTTGGAATTACACTCTAACTATCAAGGCCTACACCGACGCCAGGCGCACACAACTTGTGAAGTGGAACACTGAATTGCAGTTGAACCAGAAAATCTGGATGGAGTTGAAAACTGATGGCCTGGACGGAAACATGGTTGCTCTGGTGAGCAAATCCTGCTGGGCAACCAACAAGGCATCACCCACCAGCACTCCAAGACACGACCTAATATTAAATGG CTGTGCAAACCGTGCTGACCGAACGGTGCAGGTGCAGGAAAACGGACTGGGAACCTCCACTTACTTCTCCTTCAACATGTTCCGGTTCACTGTGGGCTCTGCTGACATCTTCCTTCACTGCCAACTCCACCTGTGTCCCAAACAGGGGAACAACTGCATCCCG ACGTGTAGCAAAGCTGCTCGCAGATACAGATCTGCCAGTTTCACATATGAACCTGAAGCTCCAGCCTTCATCAGCGTGTCCTGGACTTATTAG
- the prelid1b gene encoding PRELI domain containing 1b translates to MGRYFYSEVDIKSPWHQVLAAFWQRYPNPYSTHVLTEDVLYREVTSSNHLLSRRLLTKTNRLPGWAERVFPMHMARAVYVLEDSIVDPQAHTLITKTWNLNHNTLMTVVERCLFEEDHGRPSWTKLRREAWISSAVYGLGRPIQEFGLARFKSNQAKAMRGLEYSLSKLQTSDQGESSEKQKPLPQQATPTPNPKPKQFV, encoded by the exons ATGGGGAGGTATTTCTACAGCGAGGTGGACATTAAGAGCCCGTGGCATCAGGTGCTGGCTGCCTTCTGGCAGCGCTACCCAAACCCATACAG CACCCATGTACTCACGGAAGATGTCCTGTACCGCGAGGTCACCTCCAGCAACCACCTGCTGTCCAGGCGACTGCTGACGAAGACCAACCGCCTGCCAGGCTGGGCAGAGCGGGTCTTCCCCATGCACATGGCTCGGGCGGTCTACGTCCTGGAAGACTCTATCGTGGACCCACAGGCCCACACGCTTATCACCAAGACCTGGAACCTGAACCACAACACGCTGATG ACTGTTGTGGAGCGGTGTCTGTTTGAAGAGGACCATGGTCGGCCATCTTGGACCAAACTGAGGAGGGAGGCCTGGATCTCCTCAGCTGTATATGGACTGGGTCGGCCCATACAG GAATTCGGTCTTGCCAGGTTTAAAAGTAACCAAGCTAAAGCCATGAGAGGGCTGGAATACTCTCTCTCCAAGCTACAGA CTAGTGACCAGGGAGAGTCATCGGAGAAGCAGAAGCCCCTCCCACAACAAGCCACGCCCACCCCCAACCCGAAACCCAAACAGTTTGTCTGA
- the LOC102077956 gene encoding CXXC-type zinc finger protein 5: protein MSGMTSGVCVESDLSSMLQRSSAPSHHHPNHHGYSGQGQVSGLAPMLDYTTEMDRYRSSIASFYKTNVNMNMNVTNFPQSAKLAARLAAAAPIFPPTAARLGAMATTPWGCHDNMNMNMNHPAAMFWGRPKPVAATPTHHPHHHHHPSATPGHMTSSHPHSTSMHQSSSSGSGGGGGGGSSDGGGAEKHGHTASLPVSQGTAHHHAMASSNGNFLPGYSGGTDCGVMNKQGHTHADMMGLSEGGSCNGGGVMGGSFLGGLGLPPGVIVMAMGSAGGGISDASSAFQMTGGQRALTDCQQHANSSPCPSSSSPSSSGVTAAGVSLSSSSSSSSGTVAKRKRKRCGVCGPCRRLINCGVCSSCRNRKTGHQICKFRKCEELKKKPGGGGGVLERPPSVPASEAFRWFF, encoded by the exons ATGTCGGGCATGACTAGTGGCGTGTGTGTGGAGAGTGACCTCTCCTCGATGCTCCAGAGAAGCTCAGCCCCCTCGCACCATCACCCGAATCACCATGGCTACAGCGGACAGGGACAG GTGTCAGGCCTGGCTCCCATGCTGGACTACACCACAGAGATGGATCGTTACCGCTCCTCCATCGCCAGCTTCTACAAGACCAACGTCAACATGAACATGAACGTTACAAACTTCCCTCAGTCAGCCAAACTGGCTGCCCGCTTGGCTGCGGCCGCCCCCATCTTCCCTCCCACCGCTGCCAGGCTTGGGGCTATGGCGACGACGCCCTGGGGTTGCCACGacaacatgaacatgaacatgaaccACCCGGCGGCAATGTTCTGGGGCCGACCTAAACCCGTGGCGGCCACGCCGACGCACCACccccaccaccatcatcacccCTCTGCAACGCCGGGTCACATGACCTCCTCGCACCCCCACAGTACCAGCATgcatcagagcagcagcagtgggtcgggagggggaggaggtggtgggAGCAGTGACGGTGGAGGGGCTGAAAAACACGGACACACTgcctcacttcctgtttcacaGGGAACGGCACACCATCACGCCATGGCATCAAGCAACGGGAACTTCCTTCCTGGATACAGTGGCGGAACAGACTGCGGCGTCATGAACAAGCAGGGACACACCCACGCGGACATGATGGGCCTATCAGAGGGTGGCAGCTGCAACGGGGGAGGGGTTATGGGTGGCAGCTTCCTGGGGGGGCTGGGACTACCTCCCGGGGTCATTGTTATGGCAATGGGGTCAGCAGGGGGCGGGATCTCAGACGCTAGCAGCGCCTTTCAGATGACAGGCGGCCAGCGGGCACTAACGGACTGCCAGCAGCATGCCAACTCCTCCCCctgcccctcctcctcctcgcccTCATCATCGGGCGTGACAGCGGCGGGCGTTTCCCTgtcgtcatcatcatcttcatcatccggGACGGTGGCTAAAAGAAAGAGGAAGCGGTGTGGCGTGTGCGGGCCGTGCAGGCGGCTCATCAACTGTGGCGTCTGCTCATCGTGCCGCAACAGGAAGACGGGTCACCAGATCTGCAAGTTCAGGAAGTGCgaggagctgaagaagaagccggggggaggagggggggtgctggag CGGCCTCCCTCTGTCCCAGCCAGTGAGGCATTTCGTTGGTTCTTCTAG